The Mastacembelus armatus chromosome 14, fMasArm1.2, whole genome shotgun sequence genomic interval AGCCATGTACTGGGTTTTAAGGACTCTGTAGGGGATTTAGAGCTGAATGCAGTCACAGTTTTACACCTTTATggaacacactgaacatggTCTCTGGTTCCTGTAGTCCCATTACAATGCACAGACCTGTAGGACATATTGGACATCCACAGAATTGAGGGTGTTAATCTTTGTGTAAAGTGACAcctactctaaaaaaaaaaaaaaaaacagactagCGACCACATGACCAGGGTAAATGGGAACTAATGAAAGAGATTACGATTGATAAGCTGGTAATCACATGGCCATGTGATGGTGTCATGTGAAATGATTGTGAAGATAAAACTCATATACAGTCTGTGAGTGCAGACAGTGCTGCAGACTTGCTGTGCTCACATGGATACATGCACGTCCACTAACCTGCGACTTCTTGGCCCTGGGAAAATCTATGACCATGATTTTGGGTTTTATATATGAACCAGTGAGAGGCATCTCTGGTAATGGTGGATCTTCATTGATGCAGTCAGGAAGAAATTActtgtgtgttagtgttttatgttttaattgtaTCTCTAAAATGTCGTTTGCAGCTCAGACTAATGTCACTTCTGAACTGCAGTATCAGGGGTTAATGGAAAGATTGATGTTTTCTACCCTAACTACGCTGCcatgctgtgtgtttctctgcattAATGGGACCATGTTGTTCACCCTGAGGAGCAGACCAGTGTTTTGTGAGACTTCCCGTTATGTTTTACTGTATAACCTGCTTTTTGCAGACACTGTTCAGATGGCACTGAGTCAAATACTCTACCTAATCGCAGCAGTTAGAATAACACTGACTTATCCTGTTTGTGGTGTTTTCGCCATGATTGGTGATCTCACCAGCATCATCTCTCCCCTCACACTAGTGGTGATGTCTTTGGAGAGATATGTAGCTGTGTGCTACCCACTGAGACACGctaccatcatcaccatcagaAACACAGGGCTGGCCATCTGTGTGGTCTGGATCTTCAGTTCACTAAATGTCCTTGTTCGAATTGTTTTGCTGTTaaattttccatttgaaaaCCTGCAGAGCCTGCAGATGAATGATTTCTGCTCTAATCTTGCTATGTTTCTTGGATCTATGTCTGATCTTTATGACAAAGCCTACActtgctttctctttctatcAGCTACTGTAGCAATCACCTCCTCCTACTTTGGTGTGATGGTAGCAGCCAGGTCAGCCTCCACAGACAAAGCTTCAGCCCGTAAGGCTTgtaacacactgctgctgcacctgGTGCAGCTGGGCCTCAGTCTCATCTCAACTATATACAGCCCAATCCTGATAGGTCTTTCAAGAATTGTAACAAGGATAGTATTTGTGCGTGTCCTGAGTGTTTTTTACGTGTGTTTTTTCATCTTCCCCAGATGTCTAAGTTCTTTAATTTATGGTATCCGAGACCAGACCATCAGACCCATCCTCATGTATTATCTGTGCTGTGGACTGAAACTTTCAGTCGTCTCAGTCAAGATTAAGGT includes:
- the LOC113143270 gene encoding odorant receptor 131-2-like: MSFAAQTNVTSELQYQGLMERLMFSTLTTLPCCVFLCINGTMLFTLRSRPVFCETSRYVLLYNLLFADTVQMALSQILYLIAAVRITLTYPVCGVFAMIGDLTSIISPLTLVVMSLERYVAVCYPLRHATIITIRNTGLAICVVWIFSSLNVLVRIVLLLNFPFENLQSLQMNDFCSNLAMFLGSMSDLYDKAYTCFLFLSATVAITSSYFGVMVAARSASTDKASARKACNTLLLHLVQLGLSLISTIYSPILIGLSRIVTRIVFVRVLSVFYVCFFIFPRCLSSLIYGIRDQTIRPILMYYLCCGLKLSVVSVKIKVSH